The DNA sequence GTGGAAAAGAAGTTCTTAAAGGACGTAATCGCCAGTAGGCGATTTTAACAGGGAAGAATTAGGCTTATAGTCTGAACTCCCTGTTCACTACGTGATAACTTGAGCTCACATCCATGTGTCTTTGTCATGGATTGGGCCAAGCCTATCATCTGGGTATTCGTACTAAGCATCTCTCCTTTAAGGATCTTAACTCCTCGAGATCTCGCCTCAAGAATTAATAAACTTAGTAATTCCTTACCAACCCCAATACCTTGGTATTTATCAATGATAGTGATGGCAAACTCTGCAGTATTTGGGTTGTCCCGATGAATATCAAATCTCGCAACACCCATTGGTTGAGTTGGCCCCGCGGCCGTTGCAACACCGATTGCGTAGTGAAATCTCTTATCATATTCAGTAAGATTAATTAGTTCTTTTGCTGTTAAGCCTTTCTTTGCACCAAAGAAGCGGTGATAAATAGACTTTCGCTCCATTTCATGGATGCCCTTAAGAAGCAGCTTTTTATCGAGAGGGCCGACTTCACGAATCTGTGCTTTATGGCCTGCAAAATCGTAAATATGGTCTAGAGCTAGAGCTTCCACACCGAAATAGTATCACAGCTTTATTTGAGAGTATGATTTTTTTGACACAGCCTCCACTAAATGCGTAAAATTATAGGTAAAGTACTTATGGAGGAGACTTAATAATGGATAATTTCTACCCACTTAAAAAAGTGGCCGATATATATGGTGACCCAAATTTAAAATTTGAAATTCAAGACCTTGAATCTGCAGGACAAATTCCTGCTTCTCGTAAGTACAGAAGTGGTGCAATCTTTAGAAAAGGTTGGCCCGTAAATTTACTTCCAAAAATTGGCGAACAAGTTGGGTATTTCAAGAAATTTGAGAAATCGACTTCTGTTTGTGTTTTTACAACTAAAGGTGGAGTTCTTAAGTCTACTCTTGCTCTTAATCTCGCTCGTACAGCTGCTCTTCATGGACAGCGAGTGTGTGTGGTAGGGCTTGATATTCAAGGAGATGTGACGACATCACTAGGTTACGATACTGAGTCTGATGACAGTGGAAATCTTGATGAGCTAATTCAAAAATTAGATCAAACGAAGGGACTATGTGACTACTTCTCTGGTGAGGCAACTCTTGATGAAGTGATCGTTCAACTAGGAATGCCTAATTTATTTATTATTCCGGAAACACCTGAGCTTGTTGCGCTTAATGACTCATTAAATAATATTAACCGCCGTGAGTTTTGGCTAAAAGAAAGGGTGATCGATCCTCTTAAAGAACACTTTGATCTTGTGATTATGGATTGTTCTCCAAACTGGAATAAGCTAACAACTAATGCCTTAGTGGCAAGCGATGCGCTTATCTCACCGCTAGAGTGCAAGATTAATAATTTTAGAAACTTTAGAGTATTCTCTCATTTCTTAAAAGAATTTAAGGATGAAATGAGATTAGACTTTGAGTCAATCTTTGTTCCTACAAAATATTCAACGAATAAGAAATTAAGCAATGATATCTTAAATTGGTACTATCAAAATGTTACAGGTTGTACGACTGTTGGAATTAAAGAATCAGTAAGTGCTGAAGAGGCAATGGCCCTTAATCTTTCAATTGCAGAGCATGCTGCAGGAAAGCCTATTGCAAAGGACACTGTCGAGTTATTCAAACAAATTCATCAGGCCATCTCAAATTATCATGTAAGAAAGTCTGAACAAAATCAACTTCCAGGTCACCAGGCGCGAGTTTTCGGCGGACTTGGGCAAGCGAATTTTGGAAACTTAAGTAATAGGTTTTAATTATGGCCATTGGTTTAAATGACTTAGCAGCTAAGAAGCAGACTAAAAAAGTTGAAGCTCACCCTGCTGTTGTTGCTATTGAAAATACTGATATTGTGACGACCGAAGAAGTCATGGAAAAGCAACAAAGGCCTTGGGAAGGAAAGCTACAGGCCCAAAAAAGTTCTGTGGCAAGTCTGGCCGTTAAAAGGGCCAGAGAGATTTCCGCTAAGAACGAGCTTCATGCAAAAGAGCTTAGAAAGAATTTTACTAGTGCACAGAAAGAATTAGAAGTTAATCAATATATTGAAAATCGTGAAAAAGAGTTCATGGACTTAGATTCATCGAAGCAAATGCTTAAGACAAAGAATCGTATAAGAACACAGCGCTCTTTGTTTAAGAGATTAAGAGATTCAATCTTTAGGTCTTAATTTCTTATCAATATTAAAGTTATGAAATTCTTTCTCATTAAAGCAATGAAGAATTTTAGGGGAGTACTTCTCGATTACTTCTTTCGACTTCGCTCCTCTAAAAAGCTCATTGAAAGCATTTGAGCATACTTGCTTTGTAAATTTATGTTTGATCCCACTACATTGCTTAATGAAATCACAAGAATAAGGGTAGCCTCGATAACATTTCATTGATTCAATATCACATGCATTTTCATCTACTGTCTTTGTGTTGCAGGAAGTGAGTAGAAAAATAAGAACTGCTAAGCTAGACAATATTTTCATCGATTAATATATCCTTAAACTTGTTAATGACATCATGTTCGTAATGATCAAGTTGATTCATTGTTAAATCAGTTAGAGCATCTCTCACATTCATCTTATGGACGGTGACCATTTTATCGTAAGTATTTACTAGTGAGATAATCATTATAGGTAGGCTTAACTCTTTTAAACGATTTGGGCCTGAACCACCTATGACCTCTTCATGATTGACGATGAGTTCGAGAACTTCCTTTGTTACCCATGGCTTATCTTTAAGAGCGCTGACAGCATCTTTAACGTGTAGGCCATAAACTCTTTGCTCATCTTCACTCAACTCTTCTTTCGTCCTTTTAAAAAGCTCTTGATCTTGGCTATTTAAACGTGTGATTCCAACATCGTGGAGTAGGCTTGCCGTTGCAATATTTGAGATCTCGCTGTCGTTACAACCTGCTCTTATAGCAAGTCTCGTGGCAAGTGTTGCAACATTCATTGAGTGTTCTATTATTAAGTTTGTATCGACAGTTTTTTTGTTAAAGAATTGTTTTAAGGCATCTGGCCCTGAAGAGAGAACTTTTTTTAACTGAGCAGCAGCAAGTTCTGTCATTTGATAATTCTCTTCTTTGTCCGGGGCTTCCATTGATTGTTCGATGGCCGTTTTACAAGCTCCATCTACGACTTTAACCTTATCTTCAAGAGATATGTCTATATTCTGAAGTTTTGAATCAAGAAGGTCTTTAATGTATTGCTGATACTTTTTTACATCTGCTTCGAGAATATAGAACTTAGCAACTTGTTGCTTATTGAGCTTTTCAAGTTTTTCATGTGAGATAGCACTGCCTGCCTCTTGATACTTAAGATAGGTCTCTTTAAAGTAAATATATAAATCAAACGTTATGATGCTTTCAGCTTCAATTGTTGTGATTCTTAGCGGGTAGTAATTCATAAATCCTAATTCATTAAAACTAATAATAAAGTCTATTAATTTAATTCTATTGTGAATTTAGAATTTACACAACTATAGAGACTTAGCACTATTTGTGTTCATTGAGAGGAATATAAAGTGCCACAAGAGTTCCAACGGGTTTTCGCTCAATTGTGAACTTTATCTTAAGTAATTCGCAATAAGAGCGAATAATAAAATAGCCAAAACCGGAACCTTTTTCTCCTAAGGTACCAAAACTAATGCCCGTATCGGTCTTCTTATAGATTTGATCTAACTTCTTTTTAGTAATTCCAATACCATTGTCATACACTTCGAGTTTAAGTGTTTGATCCACTTGTGTGCACGAGATTTTAATAAGTCCGCTATTGGGAGTAAATTTTATTGAGTTTGAGATGATATTACCTAGTATCTGGTGAGTTAGGATTGGAAGGTTAGAGTATACCTGTAGGTCTTCAGGGGTCTCTGGGATTTCAATTTTTATTTTCTTTCTTTCACACTGAGGAGTGAAGATAGTGACAATATTATCAAGTAAGGTTTTTACCTTCATATATTCAAGTTGGGGTTCATTATTGATTAACTCTTGTTCGGCCTTAACATTATCTAAGATATCTTTGATATGCATGCAGGCCGAGTAAACCTTAGGCCATGCCCTCGTTTCTTCAACATAACCTCGACGAAGATAACGACTTGAATAACCGACAATAACAAAGAGAGAATTTGCAATATCATGCGAGAGAACTCTTAGGAGGCGAATATACTTTTGCTGATCTAGGTTTTTTATGAAGTTAATTTCGTTCTCTTTATGAAGTCTATTGATCTTTAGGCTAAGGGCAATTGATAAGGTGAATGACTCCACCATATTTCCTAGGAGGATTGAGTTTTGTGTAAATTCATTGTCTGTAAAGTGGCCGTAGATTGTCGCAAAATAGGCGAAGATACCAAAGTTCATTATAAGCCATGAAAGTAGATAAACTTTTGATTCAATCGTGGGTTGCTTTACGTTCGTATAGATTGAAATATAAATGATAAAGACAACTAGTGATAAGATATAAATATCGACGAGAGGCCCAATAATAAAATTATACGATTCAAAGAATGGGATGAGAATTGTGATTATGAGGACCATTGATATGACTGCAGAAGCCTTTTCTAGTCTCTTTATGGCCGGCCTCTCAAAGAAGTTGATACTCAAAAGCTTCTTTGTAAACTTATAGAGGTAATTACACGAGATTATTGCAAAAGTACCTAGGTAATTCATATGGTTATCTAAAGAAAGAATACTTTGTGTGAATCCAGATATAGACAGAACAGTATTAATCATAAAGAAGATAAAGACTGAGTATACGATATAGATCGACTCTCTATTAATAAGGCCGAGAATTAGATTATAAATGAGTAGGGTACACATAAAGCCAAGATAAATAGATAGGCTTATGATTTTGGTCTGTTCTTCTTTTTGAATATACTCAGTGTCTGCTAGTAATACTTTTGTATCAAACTTGTTTAGACTACGAGTTTTGATAACTATTGTTTGTTGCTCTCCCGGAGCTAGCTCTATCCTTAGTGACTTGTGCAGAGTTGTATTCGCATTTATTTTCTTAAGAGGAAACTTCGAGAGCTTTTGAGATTCTAAATTTTTAAGGAAGACTTCATTTAATTTAAAAGTATGGGAATTGAAATAAAGCTCTTTGTGAACAGGCCGGTCTAATGTATTTCTAATGTTAAAACGAAGATAAATATATTTATTTGTATAATTAATATTTACAACAGTGTTACCGTTAACTTTGAAACCATCTGGTGTGTAGTTCTTCTCATTCGTAAGTTTGTATTCGACAAAATTTGAGATATTTTGATTTTGATCTTTGAAAGTCTCATTATTAATCTGTACAATTGTCTGCGTTGCGATAATTTCTTTTGCTGGAATGAAAAGAAATAGTAATAATAAGAGTCGAAAAATAAAATTAATCACTAAGAGAGTATAGTTTTAATTAAACAAATTTTAAATAACAATTGTGTAGATAGATGAAAAAAAATCTGAATTTCTATTTTGACTTCACGTCTCCTTATTCATACCTCAGTATGATGCAGCTAGACGCAGGCCTTCTGGCCGAAAAGTATGAGATTAATTATTGCCCAGTGATGGTGGGGAGGCTTTTTGCCTTAAATGAAATGAGTGCGCCTGCTCAAGTAAAGAATAAGGCCTTGTACTTATTTAAAGAGGCCTTGAGGGCAGCTGAGTACTTGGGGGTAAGACTAACTTCTCCAAAAATGCTACCATTTAACTCTTTACCTTACTTAAGAATGGCCCTAGGTCTTAAGAATGATAAGTTGAAGCAAGCAGCATTTATTCTTGAGACATTTCATTATGGTTGGAAGTATGGCCACGATTTTAATGATTATAATCAGTTTAAAGAGTATATTACGAAAAAATGTTTGACAGCAGAGGAGTACGATTCTTTAGATAGTGATCGAAACTTAAAGAAAGAATTAAAGCTTGAGATTAATCGAGCTTTTGATAAAGGTATCTTTGGTGTTCCAACATTTGAAGTTGACGATGATTTTTATTGGGGTAATCACAATATTGACTTTCTCGCAAAAAATAAATTTTTAGACTATAATGAACACGAAGAATTTATTAACTTTAAAAAATTCTTCGAGGAAGCAAAATGAAATTGAAATTAAAATTAAAACTACTTTTTATTCTACTGATTGGTCTTAGTGTACATGCAAACACTAAGGTTATGATGAAAACTAACTATGGTGATATCACAATTAAACTCTATGATAAAAAGGCACCAGAGACAGTAAAAAACTTTTTAAGCTATGTTAACTCTGGTTTCTATAATGGAACAATTTTTCACCGTGTTATTGATGGATTCATGATTCAAGGTGGGGGATACGATACAAGCCTTAAAAAGAAGAAAACAGAAAAGCCAATTAAAAACGAAGCGACTAATGGCCTAAGTAATGTTCTTGGAACAATTGCGATGGCAAGAACTTCTGTTATTAATTCAGCAACGTCACAATT is a window from the Bacteriovorax sp. BAL6_X genome containing:
- a CDS encoding ParA family protein codes for the protein MDNFYPLKKVADIYGDPNLKFEIQDLESAGQIPASRKYRSGAIFRKGWPVNLLPKIGEQVGYFKKFEKSTSVCVFTTKGGVLKSTLALNLARTAALHGQRVCVVGLDIQGDVTTSLGYDTESDDSGNLDELIQKLDQTKGLCDYFSGEATLDEVIVQLGMPNLFIIPETPELVALNDSLNNINRREFWLKERVIDPLKEHFDLVIMDCSPNWNKLTTNALVASDALISPLECKINNFRNFRVFSHFLKEFKDEMRLDFESIFVPTKYSTNKKLSNDILNWYYQNVTGCTTVGIKESVSAEEAMALNLSIAEHAAGKPIAKDTVELFKQIHQAISNYHVRKSEQNQLPGHQARVFGGLGQANFGNLSNRF
- a CDS encoding GNAT family N-acetyltransferase, translated to MEALALDHIYDFAGHKAQIREVGPLDKKLLLKGIHEMERKSIYHRFFGAKKGLTAKELINLTEYDKRFHYAIGVATAAGPTQPMGVARFDIHRDNPNTAEFAITIIDKYQGIGVGKELLSLLILEARSRGVKILKGEMLSTNTQMIGLAQSMTKTHGCELKLSRSEQGVQTISLILPC
- a CDS encoding 2-hydroxychromene-2-carboxylate isomerase; protein product: MKKNLNFYFDFTSPYSYLSMMQLDAGLLAEKYEINYCPVMVGRLFALNEMSAPAQVKNKALYLFKEALRAAEYLGVRLTSPKMLPFNSLPYLRMALGLKNDKLKQAAFILETFHYGWKYGHDFNDYNQFKEYITKKCLTAEEYDSLDSDRNLKKELKLEINRAFDKGIFGVPTFEVDDDFYWGNHNIDFLAKNKFLDYNEHEEFINFKKFFEEAK
- a CDS encoding peptidylprolyl isomerase, whose amino-acid sequence is MKLKLKLKLLFILLIGLSVHANTKVMMKTNYGDITIKLYDKKAPETVKNFLSYVNSGFYNGTIFHRVIDGFMIQGGGYDTSLKKKKTEKPIKNEATNGLSNVLGTIAMARTSVINSATSQFFVNVKDNTFLDHLGPTPSQYGYAVFGKVISGMAVVNRIKKSKTGRNGPFQNLPVSNIEIKKVYVLP
- a CDS encoding HD-GYP domain-containing protein — translated: MNYYPLRITTIEAESIITFDLYIYFKETYLKYQEAGSAISHEKLEKLNKQQVAKFYILEADVKKYQQYIKDLLDSKLQNIDISLEDKVKVVDGACKTAIEQSMEAPDKEENYQMTELAAAQLKKVLSSGPDALKQFFNKKTVDTNLIIEHSMNVATLATRLAIRAGCNDSEISNIATASLLHDVGITRLNSQDQELFKRTKEELSEDEQRVYGLHVKDAVSALKDKPWVTKEVLELIVNHEEVIGGSGPNRLKELSLPIMIISLVNTYDKMVTVHKMNVRDALTDLTMNQLDHYEHDVINKFKDILIDENIV
- a CDS encoding sensor histidine kinase → MINFIFRLLLLLFLFIPAKEIIATQTIVQINNETFKDQNQNISNFVEYKLTNEKNYTPDGFKVNGNTVVNINYTNKYIYLRFNIRNTLDRPVHKELYFNSHTFKLNEVFLKNLESQKLSKFPLKKINANTTLHKSLRIELAPGEQQTIVIKTRSLNKFDTKVLLADTEYIQKEEQTKIISLSIYLGFMCTLLIYNLILGLINRESIYIVYSVFIFFMINTVLSISGFTQSILSLDNHMNYLGTFAIISCNYLYKFTKKLLSINFFERPAIKRLEKASAVISMVLIITILIPFFESYNFIIGPLVDIYILSLVVFIIYISIYTNVKQPTIESKVYLLSWLIMNFGIFAYFATIYGHFTDNEFTQNSILLGNMVESFTLSIALSLKINRLHKENEINFIKNLDQQKYIRLLRVLSHDIANSLFVIVGYSSRYLRRGYVEETRAWPKVYSACMHIKDILDNVKAEQELINNEPQLEYMKVKTLLDNIVTIFTPQCERKKIKIEIPETPEDLQVYSNLPILTHQILGNIISNSIKFTPNSGLIKISCTQVDQTLKLEVYDNGIGITKKKLDQIYKKTDTGISFGTLGEKGSGFGYFIIRSYCELLKIKFTIERKPVGTLVALYIPLNEHK